CCCTGCTTGTTATGCGTTCGCCAGCTCTTCGACACCGCGATTGGCAAGTTCGTCCGCCAACTCATTCCCCGGATTTCCGGAGTGGCCTTTGACCCAGTGCCAGTTCACCGTGTGCCTCGCCACCTCGCTGTCCAGTTCCCGCCAGAGATCTTCGTTTTTGACCGGTTTTTTCGCCGACGTTTTCCAGCCGTTCCGTTTCCAGCCATGCATCCATTCCGTGATGCCCTTCCGAACATACTGGGAATCCGTGTACAGCTCTACTTCACAGGGGCGCTTCAGCGCCTCCAGGCCCCGTATAGCTGCCATCAATTCCATTCTGTTGTTGGTGGTATTGGCTTCACCACCATGCAACTTCTTGCTGGCGTTGCCATAGCTCAGCACTACACCCCAACCTCCCGGCCCCGGGTTTCCCTTGCAGGCGCCATCGGTGTAGAGAACAACCTTACCGACCATCAGTATTCCTCGAGTTGATTATGGTTAAGCGCAGCCCCGCTGCGGTTCCGTCCTTTCCCGGGGTACGAAAGCGAGGCTCCAACGGCCCCCCTGCCCGGCATCGCAATCACCTTCTTTCCCTGCCAGACCGGCTTGCGGGGTATTCTTGAGTAAACCCGTTTTTTGGCAAGAATACAGTAATAGGCGCCTACCGGCAGGAACCGATTGCCACAAACACGCTCCACGATTCCCGGGCCATCACTCAACACTGCTCGCTGGAGCGGCACCTGAAAAAAGGAGGAACCTGCGGACTCCACGGAAAAATCAAGCAACCGGAGCCAGTCTTCCATCCGCCGTTTCATCATGAAGCGTCCGCCCCAGGGGCCGCCGCGGTGCCTTGACGCCAGCTTCCGGAGCCCCCAGAGGCTGAAAGGGTTGAACCCGATCAACACCATCATCCCTTCTCCGCGAAGAACCCTGGACGCCTCACGCAACGCCTGGTGGGGATGCGGTGAAAAGTCAGCGGTATGGTGAAGTATTACCAGGTCCATGGAATCCCCGGGGAAGGGCAATTCATCCGCATCACAGACCGCTACTCCGTCAGGTATGGCGGAATTCCACATAGGGGTGGTGAGGATTCTCTGGGAAAAATCGGCGGTGCTTGCCAGCGGCAGGCGGTGGCTAAGGCCAACCTGCAACTGCCTGGCCCCCGACAGCTTCTGAATATGATGATCAACGCAAGCCCTCTGATCCGCCAGCAGCGAACGGCCCAGGGGGGTCTGGAACCAGCTTTCAAAACTTTGCTGTCGGGCAGAGTAATCAATCTCACCTGCTGGGGTCATCGCTGCATTCCCTTCGTTCATTGCGCGTTCGTTGCGGCCTTGATGTTGGGACGTCGCTGTTAATGCACTATCATAACAGTCACATTCGTTTTGCACATGTGGGAGCCTATGCTGACCATCAGCGC
Above is a genomic segment from Marinobacter panjinensis containing:
- a CDS encoding class I SAM-dependent methyltransferase; protein product: MTPAGEIDYSARQQSFESWFQTPLGRSLLADQRACVDHHIQKLSGARQLQVGLSHRLPLASTADFSQRILTTPMWNSAIPDGVAVCDADELPFPGDSMDLVILHHTADFSPHPHQALREASRVLRGEGMMVLIGFNPFSLWGLRKLASRHRGGPWGGRFMMKRRMEDWLRLLDFSVESAGSSFFQVPLQRAVLSDGPGIVERVCGNRFLPVGAYYCILAKKRVYSRIPRKPVWQGKKVIAMPGRGAVGASLSYPGKGRNRSGAALNHNQLEEY
- the rnhA gene encoding ribonuclease HI, translated to MVGKVVLYTDGACKGNPGPGGWGVVLSYGNASKKLHGGEANTTNNRMELMAAIRGLEALKRPCEVELYTDSQYVRKGITEWMHGWKRNGWKTSAKKPVKNEDLWRELDSEVARHTVNWHWVKGHSGNPGNELADELANRGVEELANA